GGTTGATCACTCCCCCAGTATCCTGTTGATGATCCCCGGTATCAGGAAGAGGGCCGCAGTTCCGAGCATGGCAGGGCCGGTGGGAAGGGAGTAAAGAAAGGAAAGATAGAAGCCTGAAAATGCGGAGAGGCCCCCGAATAGGACTGAAAGGAAAAATGCCGTCTTCAATCGATTTGTCAACATCAGTGCCCCGGCCGCAGGGATGACGATGAAACCGAAAACCGGAAGTGCCCCGATCGTGCTGATTGAGATAGAGATGGTGACACCGATCGTCATAAAAGAGACTTGATTTAAGAGGGCCGTTCGCAGTCCGGCGGCCCGGGCGGAGTCCGGATCAAAGGCCACAAAGATAAATTCTTTGTGGAAGGTCAGGTGAATTGCCAGGACCACCACGGCCGTGACAAGGAGAAGAAGGACCTGCCACGTGGGGACAAACACGGTGTTGCCGAAAAGGATGTTCTCGATCTCACGGGTTTCACTGGAAATCTTGTCCAGGATCAGAAGAACGAGGCCGGCCGGAACAATGTACCCTATCCCGAGCAGACTTTCCCGAGTGATCTTTCTTTCTTTGGTTTGAATAGCAAGAAAACCTGCGGCCAGTACCGAAAATAAAATGGGCATGACATGATGAACCTCCTCCGGAAGATCCTGCCCGAGAAGTGTTCCGACTAGGAAGGAAAAGGCGACGCCCAGAGCTGAGATTTGGGCCAGCGCCGCCGAGGCAAAGACGATTCGTTTGAGAATCACATAAACGCCTAAAAAGGCACACATCAGGGCCGTCAACAGACAGGCCAGGATGCCGTTTCGGAGGATCGGTATCGCCTCCAGAAAGCTCATTCCGGCATTCTCGGCAAGCAAGAGGTCAGAGAGGAGAGGGATCCCTTTCAGCCATTCCATTGCCTCATCCTTTCCCGGGTTGAGGCTTTAAAGGGGAGCGATCGACAAAGATGAATTTCTGATCATGGAAGGACTGAACCTCAACGTCGAGCCGATAAATCTCCCTGAGTCTCCGGGCATTCAGTAATTCCGCCGTCACCCCGGTCTCGAAGAGGTTTTCTTCTTGATGGATGATGATTAATTGTTCCGCAAAGTTGGCCATCAGATTCAAAACATGTGTGATCATGAGGATGGTCAGTCCGGATTCCGCTTTCAGATCAAGGATCAGGTTCATCACCCCGTTTTCTCCGCCCAGGTCCATTCCCTCTGTCGGCTCATCCAGAATTAAGATGTCCGGTTCCGCAGCCAAGCCGCGGGCAAGGAGGGTTCGCTGCTTTTGTCTCCCGGACAGCGAACGGAAAGGGCGATCGGCCAAATGAACGATACCGACCCGATCAAGATCGCGCCGGGCCAACTCTCGATCCGACCGTTTCACCCACCGCATTGGCCCGATATGGGCGTAGCGGCCCATCAGGACAACATCGAACACCGTCAGGGGGAAGATATCATCAAGGATTCCCTGCTGTGGGACATAGCCGAAGCTCAGGTCTTCCGTGCGATCAATCTTTCCCTTCACGGGTGGGATAATTCCCAGGAGGGTCTTGATGAGGGTCGTCTTTCCTGCTCCGTTGGGACCCACAATGCCCCAGAATTCTCCCTTCTTGATTGTGAGAGAGATTTTTTTTTGAAGGAGGGCGTGGCCCCGGTGGCCAATCACGAGGTCTTCGAGTCGGATCTGGTCTCTGCGCTCGTCATCCATAACGTTTCCCCCTCACTTCTGCTGACCTTCCAGTGCCCTTACCAAAGTTACGATCAGGTGATCAAAGAGTTTAAAATAATCGGATATCCCGGTTGCCGTTGAGACAGAGGGCGGCAGGATCACAAGCTTGGCCCCAGAATTTTTGGCAATAAATTGGGGGACCTTCCCATTAAAATAGGGTTCGACAATGATGATCCGGACCCTTTCTTCTCGAATTTGTTTGATCAGTTGGGCAGAATGGGCCATCGACGGGGGAATCCCCGGCTTCGGTTCCACAAAGCCGACAGCCCTCAAACCGAAGCGCCTGAAAAAGTAGGGCCAACTCTTGTGATAAGCGACCACCCTCTCCCCGTTAAAGGGCTTCATGGCTTCACTCCATCGATCCATCGCCGCATCGAGTTTTTCGGAAAAATGAGTGAGGTTCCGATCGTATTATGCCTTTTCCTCCGGGTCGATCCGCTTCAGGCCTGCCGCAATATTCAGAGCGATCTTTTTTCCGTTTATCGGGTCAAGCCAGTAGTGCGGGTTCCCCTGTCCATGGACATCCCCCGCAGAGCGGTCGATGGGGCCAAAGGGAATCCCCATGAGTTCAATCCCCTCTGAGGCGTCGACATAACTCTCTCCCCCGTTTATAATTCGGGTATTTCGAGCCCCCATCAATAACGAAGGGACCCAGCCGACCTCCAAACCCAGGCCGACCTGGACAAAGAGGTGGGCCCGTGAGAGTTTCAGCATGTAACTCGGCTTGGCCTCGATGAAGTGGGGGTCCTGGACCCCTTTGGCGATAAAATCGACCCGAACCCGATCCCCCCCGATTTCCCTTGCAATGGCCGCCAGGTCTTCCGTCGTTGTGACCACCTTGATCGGAGCGGCGTGAACGGATCGTATTTGCATCCCCATAATAAAAATACTTAAAATAAATAGGTTTTTCATCTCCGCTCCCTAAAAGGCATGGGCGCCGTGTGCGCCGATTAAAAACTCGTATTGGACAAAAACCGCGTGGATTGGATCTGCACGGTCATCCGATCGATCAAAGTTGTACTGAAGCCGGATCTTCGAGAACTCTGATGGATAGAATGTCAGATTCGGGGAGATGCGCCATCGATCGCCGGTTCGTGGATCGTCCGGACGGGTCGCATCGGCCTGTCCATAGCGGACCCCGGTCACCCAGCGTCTTTTAAATCCATAGAGAGACTGGATGTAAAATCCGTCGGTATTGAACCTCTCTTCGGGAAGTGTGTTTGTTGCACCTGCCTCGTAGGACCGCCGTATGACTTCTCCCTGCAAGCTGACAAAGGGCCAGCTATGATCGGTCATCAGCGGTTTACATTTAATGAAAAGGTCGATCCCATAAATCCGAGTCTCTGTATCGATCCCCGTTCCGTTTGAGCCAAAGAGATGAGAGGTCCCGACAACCCAGGTGATCGTTTCACTCAGATCGAAAGAACTCTTAAGGCGGCCCATATAGAGAAGATCATTCCCACTCTCTATTTCTTTATCGAGGATCGGTCTTCCGGCGAAGCTTTCTTCGGGGGTGGAGAGGAAACTTGAGGCCGTTTCTCCCCTTGCGTTTTGAGCAGACCCGATCAGCTCGAGATAAAAGGGAAGGGGCAGGAGTGCAGAGACTTGAACCCCCAGGGTTCTGAGCCCATCCCCTCCAAACATCAAGGTGTTGACAATGGTCTGGTCGACGAAGTCCCAGGCATGGGGGTGCAATCGATTCAGGCGGCCAAACCGGGTGAAAAATTGACCGGCCATGACCTGGAATCCGTAGGGAAGGCCAAGTGTCGTCAGAAAGGCCTCTTCAACCTCAAGGAAGGATTCTCCGTCCTTGAGCCCAAAGATCAGATGACCTTCGGCACGGAAAAAGGGGTCGACGATGCCCGCGAAGGTCAACTCCAGGTTTTGTAGCGTAAATCCTCTCTCACCCGGATCATGCGCGCCAAATTGAAGATTTTCAGATTCAGAAAAATAGCTTGCGGAAAATAACCCGTCCAACGAGATATTTGGATTAAAATTCTGGGACCTTTTTGATTGAGGGCTAATCGGAGCCCCGAATACAGGCAAGGTGATCCCCAAGAGGGCAGACAAGATCAAAACGAACGGTATCAGCATATGATTCTCCATTATAAATATTTCCTTTTCCAGGCAGTGTCTTGGAAACAGGACGATTATACCCAGTGGTTGATGTACATCCTGAGGTAGTGACAAGATGGTGCGGTTAAGGATTCAGCCTGTCTCGGTTTTCCTTCGTGGCAAGGCACGGAGAGCACAGAACTGGAACGTATATGCCACTACGCGAGGACCATGGCAACGCTGCCATGGGTAAAAAGGGTCTCTCGAAGCCAAACAGGGCGAGGCTGAATCGTACCTTGTGTTTTAGGGATGGTCAGGAGAAAGAGGGAGGTCCCCGGGGGACAATTGGAGAGGGTTGGAACTGAAATATGAAGGAGCGTTGATGACTCGGACTGGATGATATTGCCAATAGGAAAACGGCAAGGATTACCGGAAATGTAAGCGTGACGTGGCTATGTTGAACCCAAGAACCGATGACACATTCATGGGAATCGAGGATCTCATTTTCAGCGTAGGCATGGAAGAGGGCAAAGCTGGAGAAAAGGAGAAGATAAACCACCAGACCGGTGGCTAAAAGGGAGGGGATGACGCTCTTCTTGGGTGGGAATACTAAGTTAAAGATGAAGGATTGTCAATGGCCTGCGGCATTCTTCCGTAGGCATCTTGTAAGGATTCAGCATGTAACTTTCTTCAGGCAGGGTACGAGGAAACAGAACCGCAACGGATGTATCGATACGTTAGGATTCGAGTACCAGAGCAACGCAGCCATGGAGGAAGGGGTCTCGCGAAGCCAAAGTTGGGCCTGCTGAATCGTTCCTGTTTTTATCCCCGCATCCCGCTGACATAGGCGGCAGTCAATGCCTCCTTCGGCGTCTCGAAGATCTGTTTTGCCGGTCCGTATTCGATCAGCCGCCCCGCGCCATTTTCCATCCAGAAAAAGGCCGCATAATCAGCGATTCGTCTTGCCTGTGCCAGGTTGTGGGTTACGATCAATATTGTGTATCGCCCTCGGAGTTTGAAGATCAGGTCCTCTACAACACCGCTGGAGAGTGGGTCTAGCGCGCTGCAGGGTTCGTCCATCAGGAGGGCCTCGGGATTCAGCGCCAGGGCTCTTGCGATACAAAGGCGTTGCTGCTGGCCTCCAGAGAGTCCGAGCGCGGGGTCGTTCAGGCGGTCTTTAACCTCGTCCCACAACCCCACATCGCGTAGGCTTTTCTCAATGATCCGGGCAATCTCGGCCCGATCTCTGACCCCGTGTTCACGGAGGGGAAAAGCCAGGTTTTTAAAGATGGAGAGGGGAAAGGGGTTCGGCTTCTGGAAGATCATGCCGACTCGACGCCGGAGTTGGATGAGGTCGGTTTGGGAATCCAGGACGTTGAGAGCACCCAGGCGGATTTTTCCCGTCACGCGGCAGGAGGAAATCAAGTCGGTCAAGCGGTTCAGGGACATCAGGAGGCTGGTTTTTCCGCAGCCGGAGGGGCCGACGACTGCGGTGAGACATCCGATGTTTAGCGTGAGGCTCACTCCTTCCAGCACAGGTTTCCCCTTGTAATGGATGTTAAGACCCTCCGTCTGAATAAATGGGCGGGGAATACAACACGGGGCGCTCTCTTTTACTTGAGCCCGGAGACGGTGGACAGGACTCATCGATTCATGCGGTCTCATCCCAGTGAGATCCTCGCCTGGTGCCATCTTACTGCAAGCCATGAAGTGATACCATTCATCAAGAGGATCAGGACCATCAGCACCAGCGCAGAGCTATATGCAGTTTTATTTCCTCCCGGGATGTTCATTGAGAGATCAAAGATGTGAATGGAGAGTGCCCTTCCAGAATCGAGGAAGGAACTCGGCATTCGGTCGACGTAGCCGCTGGTGAAGATCAGCGCCGCGGTCTCGGCGATTGCGCGTCCGGCCCCGAGGATCAGACCGACCAGTAATCCCGGTGCGGCCGCAGGGAGGAGGATCTTCCGGAGGGTTGCCATGGGGGAGAGCCCCAGGGCGG
The DNA window shown above is from Candidatus Manganitrophaceae bacterium and carries:
- a CDS encoding zinc-regulated TonB-dependent outer membrane receptor, which translates into the protein MLIPFVLILSALLGITLPVFGAPISPQSKRSQNFNPNISLDGLFSASYFSESENLQFGAHDPGERGFTLQNLELTFAGIVDPFFRAEGHLIFGLKDGESFLEVEEAFLTTLGLPYGFQVMAGQFFTRFGRLNRLHPHAWDFVDQTIVNTLMFGGDGLRTLGVQVSALLPLPFYLELIGSAQNARGETASSFLSTPEESFAGRPILDKEIESGNDLLYMGRLKSSFDLSETITWVVGTSHLFGSNGTGIDTETRIYGIDLFIKCKPLMTDHSWPFVSLQGEVIRRSYEAGATNTLPEERFNTDGFYIQSLYGFKRRWVTGVRYGQADATRPDDPRTGDRWRISPNLTFYPSEFSKIRLQYNFDRSDDRADPIHAVFVQYEFLIGAHGAHAF
- a CDS encoding phosphate ABC transporter ATP-binding protein encodes the protein MSPVHRLRAQVKESAPCCIPRPFIQTEGLNIHYKGKPVLEGVSLTLNIGCLTAVVGPSGCGKTSLLMSLNRLTDLISSCRVTGKIRLGALNVLDSQTDLIQLRRRVGMIFQKPNPFPLSIFKNLAFPLREHGVRDRAEIARIIEKSLRDVGLWDEVKDRLNDPALGLSGGQQQRLCIARALALNPEALLMDEPCSALDPLSSGVVEDLIFKLRGRYTILIVTHNLAQARRIADYAAFFWMENGAGRLIEYGPAKQIFETPKEALTAAYVSGMRG
- a CDS encoding zinc ABC transporter substrate-binding protein, with amino-acid sequence MKNLFILSIFIMGMQIRSVHAAPIKVVTTTEDLAAIAREIGGDRVRVDFIAKGVQDPHFIEAKPSYMLKLSRAHLFVQVGLGLEVGWVPSLLMGARNTRIINGGESYVDASEGIELMGIPFGPIDRSAGDVHGQGNPHYWLDPINGKKIALNIAAGLKRIDPEEKA
- a CDS encoding metal ABC transporter ATP-binding protein, with the translated sequence MDDERRDQIRLEDLVIGHRGHALLQKKISLTIKKGEFWGIVGPNGAGKTTLIKTLLGIIPPVKGKIDRTEDLSFGYVPQQGILDDIFPLTVFDVVLMGRYAHIGPMRWVKRSDRELARRDLDRVGIVHLADRPFRSLSGRQKQRTLLARGLAAEPDILILDEPTEGMDLGGENGVMNLILDLKAESGLTILMITHVLNLMANFAEQLIIIHQEENLFETGVTAELLNARRLREIYRLDVEVQSFHDQKFIFVDRSPLKPQPGKG
- a CDS encoding zinc ABC transporter substrate-binding protein, which produces MDRWSEAMKPFNGERVVAYHKSWPYFFRRFGLRAVGFVEPKPGIPPSMAHSAQLIKQIREERVRIIIVEPYFNGKVPQFIAKNSGAKLVILPPSVSTATGISDYFKLFDHLIVTLVRALEGQQK
- a CDS encoding metal ABC transporter permease, with product MEWLKGIPLLSDLLLAENAGMSFLEAIPILRNGILACLLTALMCAFLGVYVILKRIVFASAALAQISALGVAFSFLVGTLLGQDLPEEVHHVMPILFSVLAAGFLAIQTKERKITRESLLGIGYIVPAGLVLLILDKISSETREIENILFGNTVFVPTWQVLLLLVTAVVVLAIHLTFHKEFIFVAFDPDSARAAGLRTALLNQVSFMTIGVTISISISTIGALPVFGFIVIPAAGALMLTNRLKTAFFLSVLFGGLSAFSGFYLSFLYSLPTGPAMLGTAALFLIPGIINRILGE